The Lycium barbarum isolate Lr01 chromosome 9, ASM1917538v2, whole genome shotgun sequence genome has a segment encoding these proteins:
- the LOC132610191 gene encoding ureidoglycolate hydrolase isoform X2, which translates to MALRFSLFLFIFSLCFICDFTAISAQRDDEDMVIKTMEDFSGYPIHEPNNYPNSLSSLSVNSETLQKQIDELATFSDSPAPSVTRILYSEKDVLARRYIKDLMELSGLSVKEDAVGNIFGRWNGYEPELAPVLTGSHVDAIPYSGKYDGVVGVLGAIEAINVLKRSGLKPKRSLEVIMFTSEEPTRFGISCLGSRLLAGNVELAELLKKTVDSQNISFSDAAKSAGYASAMGDLSEVFLKRGSYSAFVELHIEQGPILEKEGTSIGVVTAIAAPASVKVTFEGNGGHAGAALMPERNDAGLAAAELALAVEKHVLDSGSIDTVGTVGILTLHPGAINSIPSMAHLEIDTRDIDESRRNLVIEKIHQSALAIAKKRKVILSEFEIVNQDPPALSDESITKATELACQELNLTHKKMISRAYHDSLFMARI; encoded by the exons atggcttTGAGATTCTCTCTTTTCCTCTTCATCTTTTCTCTATGCTTCATCTGTGATTTTACAGCAATATCTGCACAAAGAGATGATGAAGATATGGTCATTAAAACCATGGAGGATTTTTCTGGATATCCAATTCATGAACCTAACAACTATCCCAATTCCTTATCTTCTTTATCTGTCAACTCTGAAACTCTGCAGAAACAG ATAGATGAGCTAGCAACTTTCTCGGATTCGCCTGCGCCTTCAGTCACTAGGATCCTATACAGTGAGAAGGATGTATTAGCAAGGAG GTATATTAAAGATTTGATGGAACTTTCTGGTCTCTCTGTCAAAGAGGATGCCGTGGGGAACATTTTTGGTCGGTG GAATGGCTATGAACCTGAGCTTGCCCCCGTTTTAACTGGCTCTCACGTTGATGCTATACCATACTCCGGGAAATATGATGGCGTGGTTGGTGTTTTGGGTGCAATAGAGGCCATCAATGTGCTAAAGCG GTCGGGTCTCAAGCCTAAGAGGTCACTAGAAGTGATTATGTTCACCTCAGAAGAGCCCACGAGGTTTGGGATCAGCTGTCTGGGAAG CCGTTTGCTGGCAGGAAATGTAGAACTTGCAGAACTTCTGAAGAAGACTGTTGACAGCCAGAATATTTCCTTTTCTGATGCTGCCAAGTCTGCTGGTTACGCAAGTGCTATGGGGGATTTATCTGAAGTCTTTCTCAAAAGAGGAAGCTATTCTGCTTTCGTCGAGTTGCACATAGAGCAAGGTCCCATTCTAGAAAAAGAAG GTACTTCCATTGGTGTTGTGACTGCAATTGCCGCTCCAGCAAGCGTCAAAGTAACATTTGAAGGCAATGGAGGCCATGCAGGAGCTGCACTAATGCcagaaag AAACGACGCGGGACTGGCTGCTGCAGAGTTGGCTCTAGCTGTGGAGAAACATGTACTAGATTCAGGATCCATTGACACTGTTGGAACTGTTG GCATTCTGACGCTGCATCCTGGAGCAATTAACAGCATCCCAAGCATGGCACACCTTGAAATAG ATACACGTGACATTGATGAAAGCCGTCGAAATCTTGTAATTGAGAAAATCCATCAGTCAGCTTTGGCCATCGCTAAGAAACGCAAGGTTATACTCTCAGAATTTGAAATAGTGAATCAAGATCCACCAGCCCTTTCAGATGAATCAATCACTAAGGCGACAGAATTAGCATGTCAAGAGCTAAA
- the LOC132608970 gene encoding uncharacterized protein LOC132608970 — protein MLSGLKFIPREAVEKAKDESSDDSRKQRRRSGHKKEKERKKKKKSRCTSSDDEDLEKIRARSKKKKWYASDEDLSSYSDGSDSEYASDYERKSSSRKTSKKRRNKDGKSKARSRSSSSESESEKKKKRNKDRRRRSEGDELQDKLLDNNFDGSKSRNDHELVRREMGLDWMLQPKDNMDKIPEPASNCSAEETPAEEVTKVNPRELNPYLKDGGSGYPDDPEGTKSGGSQLLSTTAVGDGGASWRLKALRRAQEQADREGRKLDEVAAERWGSISQLAVSASSGKAAPTRAHLHAINDRRRGVMDDKEAGANKRNQTYARKETSPGRSKMRVPNLKDSFSWRKEKISNADAGLIATAISSVNKFSNDGNFMREFMHEKSDDSNHARDSSNLKPGVLESKPDLPVYEKPSEDATNVKPALTANQLAAKVMQLRMKGMHDEAEKLLKEAEEMKIKQTANDLLSRPQIDGSTSRYVMHDLSARQKNKSEDADVHLAQKIVQNKKYTTFGQADDEYDYDDGPRTKSRKKGGSENKRSLETANHARRILTQQERCQFCFENPTRPKHLVVAIANFTYLSLPVWRPIAPGHCCILTMQHESATRSLDDNVWEEFRNFKKCLIMMFAKQEKDVVFLETVMSLARQKRHCLVECIPLPKEVAKQAPLYFKKAIDEAEDEWSQHNAKKLIDTSVKGLRASIPKDFPYFHVEFGLNKGFVHVIDDEKQFSSSFGLNVVRGMLKLPPEDMHQRQRRESVDTQREAVASFARDWGPFDWTKQL, from the exons ATGCTTTCAGGATTGAAGTTCATACCACGCGaagcagtggaaaag GCAAAGGATGAAAGCTCGGATGATTCTCGAAAACAGAGGAGGAGATCTGGTCATAAGAAGGAaaaggagagaaagaaaaagaaaaaatctcGTTGCACTAGTTCAGATGATGAAGACCTTGAAAAAATAAGAGCGAGGTCAAAGAAAAAGAAGTGGTATGCCTCAGATGAGGATTTGTCCTCGTATTCAGATGGAAGTGACAGTGAGTATGCTTCTGATTATGAGAGAAAGAGCAGTAGTAGGAAGACAAGTAAGAAGAGAAGAAACAAGGATGGAAAAAGTAAAGCAAGAAGTCGAAGTTCTTCATCTGAGTCTGAAAgtgagaaaaagaagaaaaggaacaAAGACAGACGAAGGCGGAGCGAGGGTGATGAACTGCAAGATAAGTTGCTGG ATAACAACTTTGATGGATCTAAGTCGCGTAATGATCATGAACTCGTGAGAAGAGAAATGGGGTTGGATTGGATGCTGCAGCCAAAAGACAACATGGATAAGATTCCTGAACCAGCTTCTAACTGTTCAGCTGAGGAGACTCCAGCTGAAGAG GTGACAAAAGTAAATCCTAGAGAATTGAACCCATATTTGAAGGATGGCGGAAGTGGTTATCCTGATGATCCAGAAGGAACAAAGAGTGGTGGCAGCCAACTTCTGTCTACAACTGCTGTTGGTGATGGAGGTGCAAGTTGGAGGCTTAAAGCCTTGAGACGAGCTCAAGAACAAGCAGATCGTGAAGGACGGAAGCTTGATGAG GTGGCAGCAGAACGCTGGGGCTCAATTAGTCAGCTTGCTGTTTCTGCATCTTCCGGTAAAGCTGCACCAACCCGTGCTCATCTTCATGCTATCAATGATAGGAGGAGAGGGGTAATGGATGACAAAGAAGCTGGTGCAAACAAAAGAAATCAGACTTATGCTAGAAAG GAGACATCCCCTGGTCGTTCTAAAATGCGAGTGCCCAACCTTAAAGATTCTTTTTCATGGCGCAAAGAGAAAATATCCAATGCGGATGCGGGACTTATTGCCACTGCAATTTCTAGTGTAAATAAATTCTCCAACGACGGAAATTTTATGCGTGAATTTATGCATGAAAAGAGTGATGATTCCAACCATGCTCGTGATTCTTCTAATCTGAAGCCAGGGGTCTTGGAATCAAAACCAGATTTACCGGTATATGAGAAACCAAGTGAAGATGCAACAAATGTCAAACCAGCCTTGACTGCAAATCAGTTAGCTGCAAAAGTGATGCAGCTGCGAATGAAAGGGATGCATGATGAAGCGGAAAAACTGCTG AAAGAAGCCGAGGAGATGAAAATTAAACAAACTGCTAATGATTTGTTGAGTAGACCACAGATTGATGGGAGCACAAGCAG ATATGTGATGCATGACCTATCTGCTCGCCAAAAGAATAAATCAGAGGATGCGGATGTGCATCTTGCTCAGAAGATAGTGCAAAACAAAAAGTATACTACGTTTGGTCAGGCGGATGATGAGTATGATTATGATGATGGGCCGAGGACAAAGTCCCGGAAGAAAGGAGGGTCGGAGAATAAAAGATCTCTTGAGACTGCTAATCATGCAAGGCGCATTTTGACTCAACAGGAGAGATGCCAATTCTGCTTTGAGAATCCAACAAGACCAAAGCACCTGGTGGTTGCAATTGCAAACTTCACTTACTTATCATTGCCAGTATGGCGGCCGATTGCTCCAGGTCATTGCTGCATCTTGACAATGCAG CATGAATCAGCTACAAGATCTTTGGATGATAATGTCTGGGAGGAGTTTAGGAACTTCAAGAAGTGCCTCATTATGATGTTTGCAAAGCAAGAGAAGGATGTTGTCTTCCTCGAGACTGTGATGAGTTTGGCCCGGCAGAAGCGGCATTGTTTGGTAGAGTGCATTCCGTTGCCCAAAGAAGTTGCAAAGCAAGCACCCTTGTACTTTAAGAAG GCAATTGATGAAGCGGAAGATGAATGGAGTCAACACAATGCTAAGAAGCTCATAGATACAAGTGTAAAGGGGTTGCGGGCTTCAATCCCAAAGGATTTTCCCTACTTCCATGTTGAATTTGGCTTAAACAAGGGGTTCGTTCATGTAATTGACGATGAAAAACAGTTCAGTAGCAGTTTTGGCCTCAATGTGGTAAGAGGGATGCTGAAGTTGCCGCCTGAAGACATGCATCAGCGTCAGAGGCGTGAATCAGTGGACACACAAAGAGAAGCTGTTGCAAGTTTTGCTAGAGATTGGGGGCCTTTTGACTGGACTAAACAGCTTTGA